TGATGAACGCCATAGGGATAGGTGAAGTTCATGGTATACAGCGCTAGCGGTGCAGGCAGAGTCCCGCCAGCTTGTTGCCTGTTCAATCCACTGGCTTTTTCTCCTTTCAGCAGCTCTTAGAGAGTTTCACTGGGAAGGCAGCTTTACAGTGAACCAGCAGCATGCAGTTCTGAACGGTAGCATGCCACGGAACAGCAGAAAGCCAGCATGCTTTGTAGTAACTGAGAGCTTATCCAGCTCTACAGTTCCCTGAACCCTTCTCGAGGAAATAGCCGTACACTGTTTCTCTCTCGACGGCGCCCAGGGTTTCAAACGATACGAGAGCAACTTTTCCGCTATTCTCCGCGAGAGTTAAATCCACAAGGCTCATGCGTCCCAGTCCCTGCTGCTGTGGCACAAGATGATTTCAGACTGTAAATATATTGTCTCCCAAGCAGTGCCTGCTAGCTGCTGATTCTCATACTGGGTTGGGGAGAAAAGGTAGGCAGCGGCAGGCCCTGCCTCCGGTCAGACGACCAGCCAATAGAGAGAAAAGGGATGTGCGAGATGCTGAATGCACTTCGGAATTCTAcccagcctggcagaacagcttcagGCGCTGCAGAGCGTTCAAGAGCGAGACTTAATAGGCATGCGGCAGGATGCACTCGCCTGATCAGATGTTTTGCTCCAGATTTTGTAACTCTGTGTGATTCGCCTTAACGTTTTCAAGATCGCTTTCTCTTCCTCAGAGATTCTGATCGGGCCTTGGGAAAATAAATCCTTAAACTATATAGATgttacccctccctccctccctttctgttgGGAAACCCCCCAAAATAGGAAACCGCAAATGAGGGTTGAATATTCCAAAGCGAGAAGTAATCCATGTATAAAGTTTAATGCTTTAAATTCTAATGAGGAAGCTTAGATTTCATaccggggctgagagagctcttacagcagctgctctttcaaggacaactcctacaagagctatggctgacccaaggccattccagcagctgtaagtggaggagtggggaatcaaacccggttctcccagataagagtccacgcacttagccactacaccaaactggctctcagggggtGGCATAAGCTCTTTGAGGCATCCTTGTGGAGAAAGCGGTAAATGAAGTACATAAGTAATAAACATAGgtgaagactggggggggggggggagcagaagaaaGGTAGGTTGGTTGTTTTGcgtgaaggagagaagaaagttaGGAAGGTTGAGGACATGGGGGTTGTTAAGAGGATGGaggttgagaaagtgccttatcccatatactgccttgaaagggcagctgctgtaagagctctctcagccccagtatGAAATCTAAGCTTCATCATTAGAATTTAAAGCATTAGAATTTAAAGTAAGAGTAAGTTGGCTgatgggaggaaaagaaagaaggaagcaggaaaaaaggtgAGACTATGGAGCTTTGAGGAAAGAAACAGTGAGGGAAAGGATATGGGATGTTCCTCACAAGTACATATGCATCCCTTGCTGGCATTGGCTTAATTCTCATGGCTTCTCCAAACAAACCACAGCCCTGGCCGTACAgtgaactaggcttgccaatccccaggtcccaacagggGATCCCTCGATttgcagactccttcccaccccagtcAGCTAGCCGGTGGGCAGAAGCCCTGCTCCCagagccaccatgtgcctttccacctcgaaaggcttagaagacttgggaagggcttggttttttgaaaggtgtgtgtgcctttaaatctccagagctAGGcggaatgggggcagggtgagcctgcagaataacatggctgttgtgagaaagggaagggaagcctccatttgttttacagtcccttcagaagttgtttgcacagtaaaatagagagaacctccggtttccctgtgttagtctgaagaacttggttgagtatacagcattcaacaacttccatggtgagtaaattgccccagtgagaccacaaagtgtgtgcttccaaactgtgtttattttggctgcttagtgtgtgtgtgtgtgtgtgtgagagagagagagacaggaagtggaagtgcagccagctgctggggaatgagggaatgaagactgtattaagggaactgtactgctgtatttttagctatttatttattttagggaatgataaagtcttctggctccatccccaaagtctcccggccccactcccaaagtccagaagtattttctgagttagcaactgccttggcaaccctacagtgaacacacatatgACCCGCAtgccacagctcagtggtagagcgtctgcttggcatgcagaaagtgccAGGTTCATCCCACAGCATcttcactgccagtctgagtagacaatactgacctcgataaaccaatagtctgattcagcatacagcagcttcacgttttcatgtgTGCACCTGTTTATAAGACCCGATGAGCATTTACTTTGCAAATGGAATCAGGAACCGTTAAATAGATGCACCTGGGGTAGCAATCACAGATTCAGCTGTACACATGTTGAATGTTATATGAGAATTGCTTAACATATGTATAAAGAGCAACCAAGTGTATCCCGAACATGGATTGAACATCTGTTCGTTGTGACTTGCGAACAAGGCGTTTGAGACTGTCGTTTGAAGACGGTGTTAAGAATTCTGTGTTGAAAGCAAATCCTTTGCCTTATAGTTTCACTGAGGACAGGGAATGACTACAAAATCTCCTTAATAGCTACGCTGGTTAGAAATACATTGATATTCAGTAACACTACCTGGTAAAACACAGGAATGCTTTGGGATTCTGGTGTCTGATATAAATCGTATGAGTCACCAGATGGGTAGACCAGAATAAATGTCAAAGGCAAGTAGATAACATCATTAATTTACACTTACTGAAAGCCTgagattgttttaattttttaaaggctGTGCCAAAGTTAccccatttttttttcataaacatgataaatgcttcctttttttccccccagcagtCATGTCATATATTTCCGTGTCTGTCACTTGCTCAACAACTTCCACTTTTTCCTCATGGAAAACGAAAAACTGATTGTGACATAACGTCAGCTTCTTTGTGATTTATAATTGGAGGCCCATCACTNNNNNNNNNNNNNNNNNNNNNNNNNNNNNNNNNNNNNNNNNNNNNNNNNNNNNNNNNNNNNNNNNNNNNNNNNNNNNNNNNNNNNNNNNNNNNNNNNNNNGTGGTACTGGAGAGCGTAAAATATCGTGAAGTATCTGTCCACGGCGATTGAGAGCAGGCTGCAAATGGACGCCAGCAAGGAGCTGCAGATGACCGAGTCGATGATGTTGTCGATGCTCACGGTGAAGCCTTGCGCGTCGGCGTCGGTGTTGTTCAGCAGGGTGATGACGATGGTCTCCGAGCCGTTCGAGACGCTCACGAGCATGTCGGCCACGGCCAAGCTGCAAATGAAAAAGTACATCGGCGAATGCAGGTTCTTGTTCTTGGCGATGGCCGCGATCACCAGCACGTTCTCGAGCAAGCTGACGAAGCCTAGGGTGACAAACACTTCGGGGGAGACGAAAAGTTGCTCGTAGCACCCCTCCAGTGCGTAACCCTTCCCCATCGACCTGTTCGTGCCTCCGCCGTGTAGTCCATAGCTATGGTTCCAGTAGGTCAGAGGCTGATGAACGCCATAGGGATAGGTGAAGTTCATGGTATACAGCGCTAGCGGTGCAGGCAGAGTCCCACCAGCTTGTTGCCTGTTTAATCCACTGGCTTTTTCTCCTTTCAGCAGCTCTTAGAGAGTTTCACTGGGAAGGCAGCTTTACAGTGAACCAGCAGCATGCAGTTCTGAACGGTAGCATGCCACGGAACAGCAGAAAGCCAGCATGCTTTGTAGTAACTGAGAGCTTATCCAGCTCTACAGTTCCCTGAACCCTTCTCGAGGAAATAGCCGTACACTGTTTCTCTCTCGACGGCGCCCAGGGTTTCAAACGATACGAGAGCAACTTTTCCGCTATTCTCCGCGAGAGTTAAATCCACAAGGCTCATGCGTCCCAGTCCCTGCTGCTGTGGCACAAGATGATTTCAGACTGTAAATATATTGTCTCCCAAGCAGTGCCTGCTAGCTGCTGATTCTCATACTGGGATGGGGAGAAAAGGTAGGCAGCGGCAGGCCCTGCCTCCGGTCAGACGACCAGCCAATAGAGAGAAAAGGGATGTGCGAGATGCTGAATGCACTTCGGAATTCTAcccagcctggcagaacagcttcagGCGCTGCAGAGCGTTCAAGAGCGAGACTTAATAGGCATGCGGCAGGATGCACTCGCCTGATCAGATGTTTTGCTCCAGATTTTGTAACTCTGTGTGATTCGCCTTAACGTTTTCAAGATCGCTTTCTCTTCCTCAGAGATTCTGATCGGGCCTTGGGAAAATAATCCTTAAACTATATAGATgttacccctccctccctccctttctgttgGGAAACCCCCCAAAATAGGAAACCGCAAATGAGGGTTGAATATTCCAAAGCGAGAAGTAATCCATGTATAAAGTTTAATGCTTTAAATTCTAATGAGGAAGCTTAGATTTCATaccggggctgagagagctcttacagcagctgctctttcaaggacaactcctacaagagctatggctgacccaaggccattccagcagctgtaagtggaggagtggggaatcaaacccggttctcccagataagagtccacgcacttagccactacaccaaactggctctcagggggtGACATAAGCTCTTTGGGGCATCCTTGTGGAGAAAGCGGTAAATGAAGTACATAAGTAATAAACATAGGTGaagacttgggggagggggggagcagaagAAAGGTAGGTTGGTTGTTTTGcgtgaaggagagaagaaagttaGGAAGGTTGAGGACATGGGGGTTGTTAAGAGgatggaaagaggaaacagtgtgaGGCAGGGAATACAGTGGAAAGGGAGATGCCCCCTGCAAATCCTTTCGGGTTCCCCGTCATGCAGTTGGAGCCTGTGGCCACCACTGAGCAacacagaaagccagtttggtgtaggggttaaatgagtggactcttatctggtttgattccccactcctccacttgcagcagctggaatggccttgggtcagccatggctctcgtaggagtcgtccttgaaagggcagctgctgtgagagctctctcagccccacctacctcacagggtgtctcttgtgagttgggcggggggaggtaaaggaattttgaccgctctgagattcagagtacagggcgggctataaatccaatatcaattcCCCCAGTTTTCTTTGGGTAGAAGCAAGTAAGAGTAGGTTGGCTgatgggaggaaaagaaagaaggaagcaggaaaaaaggtgAGACTATGGAgctttgaggaaagaagaaacagtGAGGGAAAGGATACGGGATGTTCCTCACAAATACATATGCATCCCTTGTTGGCATtagcttagttctcatggcttcTCCAAACAAACCACAGCCCTGGCCATACAGTGAACTAGGCTTGtcaatcctcaggtcccaacgggggatccctcggttttgcagactccttcccaccccagtcagctggccggtgggcaGAAGACCTGCTCCCAGAGGTGCCTTTCCACCTCGAAAGGCTTAGAAGACTTGGAAGGGCTTGgttttttgaaaggtgtgtgtgcctttaaatctccagagctAGGCGGAATGGGGCAGGGCGAGCctgcagaataacatggctgttgtgagaaagggaaaggaagcctccatttgttttacagtcccttcagaagttgtttgcacagtaaagtAGAGAGAACCTccagtttccctgtgttagtctgaagaacttggttgagtatacagcattcaacaacttccatggtgagtaaattgccccagtgagaccacaaagtgtgtgcttccaaactgtgtttattttggctgcttagtgtgtgtgtgtgtgtgtgtgtgagagagagagacaggaagtggaagtgcagccagctgctggggaatgagggaatgaagactgcattaagggaactgtactgctgtatttttagctatttatttattttagggaatgataaagtcttctggctccatccccaaagtctcccggccccactcccaaagtccagaagtattttctgagttagcaactgccttggcaaccctacagtgaacacacatatgACCCGCAtgccacagctcagtggtagagcgtctgcttggcacgcagaaagtGCCAGGTTCATCCCACGGCATcttcactgccagtctgagtagacaatactgacctcgataaaccaatagtctgattcagcatacagcagcttcacgttttcatgtgTGCACCTGTTTATAAGACCCGATGAGCATTTACTTTGCAAATGGAATCAGGAACCGTTAAATAGATGCACCTGGGGTAGCAATCACAGATTCAGCTGTACACATGTTGAATGTTATATGAGAATTGCTTAACATATGTATAAAGAGCAACCAAGTGTATCCCGAACATGGATTGAACATCTGTTCGTTGTGACTTGCGAACAAGGCGTTTGAGACTGTCGTTTGAAGACGGTGTTAAGAATTCTGTGTTGAAAGCAAATCCTTTGCCTTATAGTTTCACTGAGGACAGGGAATGACTACAAAATCTCCTTAATAGCTACGCTGTTCAGAAATACATTGATATTCAGTAACACTACCTGGTAAAACACAGGAATGCTTTGGGATTCTGGTGTCTGATATAAATCGTATGAGTCACCAGATGGGTAGACCAGAATAAATGTCAAAGGCAAGTAGATAACATCATTAATCTACACTTACTGAAAGCCTgagattgttttaatttttaaaggctGTGCCAAAGttactccatttttttttataaacatgATAAATACTTCCTTTTTTTCAGCAGTCATGTCATATATTTCTGCGGCTGTCACTTGCTCAACAACTTCCACTTTTCCTCATGGAAAACGAAAAACTGATTGTGACATAACGTCAGCTTCTTTGTGATTTATAATTGGAGGCCACCACTGGCGCAAACGGCCTTCTCTCCCCGTTATCATTTGCCCTCACCCAAAATTATCCAGGCCAATAGGATTTGCTATGTTGCACTGTGACATCATGTCATGAAGTAAAGGTGTTTACTAAAATGCAAGACAAGAGTTTCCCCCAGATATACCCATCCCCTCCAAAAAAGAGGTTAAATTAAATTTCCACGCAGGCTACAATTGTGACCAATAATAACAATCATTTTGGGAACaacattgcgggggggggggggggcggtgtttacattcagggtcatcttcCTTTTGAGAAAATTACCGTACATGATCGCTGATCTGGATTGGACTGCTTGTACAACTAATATAAGAATCAGCAATTTGGGGAACTGTGGAAATAATGGAACTGAACAGCATATCTAAAATGTGAATGGTTACATAAAGTTTATATTGGTAGCCATTTACAGAACTTATTATTTTCAGTCTAACGATTAAATGGAAGTACATTTTGCACAGGATTAGTCCTTGTTGGTGGCCAGTAGTCTTTTCTTATcactaaagagccagtttggagaagtggttaagtgtgtggactcttatctgggagaaccaggtttgattccgcactcctctgcatgtagctgctggaatggccttgggtcagccataactctcgcagagctgtccttgaaatggcaacttctgtgagagctctctcagccccacctactcactagatgtctgttgtgggggggaaagatacaggagattgtaagccgctctgagactctgattcagcgagaagggtggggtataaatctttcttcttcttatctgtaGCTGTGAGGGAGTTAAAGATTGCTGGTCTTTGATgatagaccaccaaggaagactctgctgaggaaggcaatggcaagacaGCAAGACAGTGTTtacatatgtatgtatttatgtatgtatagTCATACAtactgtggtgctgaagaagactcttgagagtcccttgcacggcgaggagatccaatcagtcagtcctaaaggaaatcaacccagagtgttccctggaaggccagatgctgaagctgaagctcaaatacttcggccaccaaatgaaaagggagcactccctggagaattCGAGCGAATTTAGGAAGACGGTGggagatagaagggcctggcatgatgtggtccatggggttgcgaagagttggacttgaccgagcgactgaacaacaacaaattcatAAACAGACACCTTCCTTTAATTCATGCTTCTTTTAAGTACTCAATAAATTACAAAGATAAAATCTCTTttttacaaagaagaagaagaagatgatattggatttatatcctgccctatgccctgaatctcagagtctcagagcggtcacaatctcctttaccttcccaccccccacaacagacatcctgtgaggtgggtggaactcagagagctcttacagcagctgccttttcaaggacaactcctatgacagccatggctgacccaaagccattccagcagctgcaagtggaggagagggaatcaaacccggttctcccagataagagtctgtgcacttaatcactacgccAACCTGACTCTCTATGTGTGATTTTCACAACCGTGAGCTTTATTTGACTTTTCATAGGTGTGTACTTTTGGCCACACTAGGAAAAGGCAAGAGGCATTGAAAAAGATAACAgcgctaggaaaagttgaaggcagcaagggAAGGGGAAGATGCAACAAGAGATGGATTGATTCGGTTTGCAAGACCCGAGCGAGGCTGTTAGCaacaggatgctttggagggcaccCACTCACTGAATCACCATAAGAGCCTTACCTGCACCTTACCCACACAGGCATGTGCTATCATAACAGTAGACAGACAATGAGTCGGGTGACATAATGCGAGACTGTTCCTGTTTCTAGGAAACAGCCAAGAAGAGATGCCATCTCTAATGACTTGGCTCATTGCTGCAAAACTTACACTTTTATTTCATGACAGATGTTTTCCGTTCAAGctgtttctttcctccccccccccctttttgtcatTTTTATCCTCTTTTGGCCAGTAATTGCTATAGGTTTATCACCTGCCATAGGAAACAGGGGTAAAATAGTTTCCATTAATGGCTGAACCAACAtgctgtagtagggttgccaagccccgggggggggggggggagtttctcccgcctgggaggttcccaacccacgggcccacactgggccagcggggggaacttCCCCTGACGTCACCGGCcattctaggtgtttctggggaaacgctgtggttttcctggatgctctagcaatttgggagggaaaactccatggGCCCCCAccgccaccatgtgccttcaaccTTTAGAAAGcttagaagacttgggaagggcttggtggtttgtttgttttttgaaaggtgtgtgtgcctttaaaactttggagctaggctgaatgggggcggggtgagcctacagaacaacatggctgttgggAGGAAGTTCCCTCTATTTGTTTTACAGCTGCTCCAGAACTCGTTTGCAGAGTAAAATAGAGTCTCTGGTTTCCTTGTGTAAGTCTGACGAACTGGGTTGAGTGTACAGCATTCAACTCCCATGGTTAGTAAAGTGTGTCTTTTCAAACTGTGCTtattttggctggtgtgtgtgtgtgtgtgagtgagagagagagagaaagagagaaagtggaagtgcagccagctgcttggagatgagggaatgaagactgtattcaggggaactgcactgctgtatttttagctatttatttattttaaggaaagtctcttagctccaccctcaaagtctcctggccccacccccaaagtccccaggtgtttTCTGAAttagagctggaggctaaaaaaattgtgatctatctcacactaagcttagagggaacactgctcacaaggtgcctgttgtggggagaggaaaggaaggagattgtaatctgctttgagattccttagggtaCAGAAAttgtcccttctcctcccttagccgttttgcaggagtggaggaggcggACTTTGATGCCGAGCCCGTTTTtgtggggcgatcggcgtcgggggCACTCTTGTCGGTGCCGAGCGATTCTGATGTCGACGGCTTGTGCGACGGCGCCGACATTTTCTTAGGCGACAGAGCTTTCTCCATCAGTGCCGCCGCCAAACGGCCCGCGCGGTTTTTCTTCGTCTGGCGGGAAAACTTCGCGCAGTGAGCACACGCGTCAGGGATGTGTGCTTCTTctaggcaaaaaaggcaaagaacgTGCCCGTCTGTGGGAGCGATTTTGCTGCCGCAGTTCTTGCACCgtttgaaaaatccccaccgttgttccatgcggggggggggggaaagggcggGAAGAGAGATTTGAGGAGAAAGTCCCGAAAAGATTTAGTCTTCCCGCTCCCTAGTCTTTACAAAGACTGTTGTGTGGTCCAAGCCAAAACAAAATTTGtcaaaagaaaaacaacttccaagaaaggattcCACCGACCGTGGCGagagatcgactgatccaagcggcggtcagaagagaactggcgggatgtccgctccggtccctgtgagcatgcgcggtggggcttctgcgcatgcgcactgggcctggggcgcggaaatccgcagctttcaagaataccgatcgagatcggcgcgggcgcctatatcccatcagtgtgatgcacagagaccacgaagaagataaacaggtttcctacctgtaactgatgatcttcgagtggtcatctgtgcagtcacactacccgccctccttcccctccgctgccggtccatctctaagggcttacgcagcggtctttccttacatagacgattggctgctgGTGGCAAGCTCACAACCTCTATTACTACAGCATATAGAGGTCACCTTAACCCTTCTGCGAAACTTAGGCTTACAGGTCAACCTAAAGAAATCGGCACTGCAGCCCTCTCAGAGGGTACGGTTCATAGGGGCCATTCTGGACTCACAAACCTGCAAGGCATTCCTCCCGACACAAAGGGCGGAGGACATCAGGTCTCTGATTCTTGTATTCCTAACCAACCCTACAGTCACAGCGTTCCAAGTCCAACGCCTCCTGGGACTGATGGCAGCGACAACAGCAGTGTTGAAATTCGCCAGGTTCCACATGCGAATACTACAGTTGTGGTTCCTGCGCGTGTTCAACTGTCAGACAGATCTCCCCTCGCGCCAACTGACTGTCCCTGCGACGGTAGTCTGGACCCTATCCTGGTGGCAGGAGGAGCACAACCTCCTCCAAGGGGCCCCGTTCCACAGACAGACCCCTACGTTGACCATAACGACGGATGcatccttatggggctggggagcacacgCAGAaggcatgtgtgtggggggcagatggCCTCAGAATCTTCTGCGCTACCACATCAATTTCCTGGAGCTGCTGGCCATACATCATGCCATTCTCTCATTCAGACACCTAATTGTGGGGAAAACAGTAGCGatcttgacagacaacaccacagccctATCTTACGTGAACAGGCAGGGCGGTACAGTCTCACGAAAGTTATGCCTTCTAGCACTAAAGATTTGGGAAATCTGCAGAGAATCGGACGCTACCCTAGTAGCCACGCACTTACCGGGCAATCTGAATGCCTGTGCAGATTACCTCAGTCGAGGAGGGGCCTCActccacgagtgggaactcaattGGGAGTTCCTCCAACCGGTATTCCAGAAGTGGGGCACACCGGAagtggatgtcttcgccacacGCAACACCTCGAAATGCGCCAaattttgctgcagagggggtgCGGACCCTCTATCGTTAGGAGACGGGTTACTGATCCCATGGGCTCGCTTACATGTGTACCTCTTCCCACCGATCCCACTAATCACAAGGGTGGTTCACAAGATTCAATTCGAATGCCCCAAGGGGATCCTcatcacaccatggtggcccagacaacaatggttctccccGATACTGAAGCTGTCCGGCGGAATGTTCCACCACTTTCCAATGAACTCAGACCTTCTGCTATCACACGAGGGACGAGTGATTCACCACGACGTGCCTCACTTGAAACTCACGGCGTGGAGACTGGTGTGACAAGGTTATCTGATAGAGCCCTGGATGTCATGCTAA
Above is a window of Heteronotia binoei isolate CCM8104 ecotype False Entrance Well chromosome 7, APGP_CSIRO_Hbin_v1, whole genome shotgun sequence DNA encoding:
- the LOC132575566 gene encoding melanocortin receptor 4-like yields the protein MNFTYPYGVHQPLTYWNHSYGLHGGGTNRSMGKGYALEGCYEQLFVSPEVFVTLGFVSLLENVLVIAAIAKNKNLHSPMYFFICSLAVADMLVSVSNGSETIVITLLNNTDADAQGFTVSIDNIIDSVICSSLLASICSLLSIAVDRYFTIFYALQYH